In Amphiura filiformis chromosome 2, Afil_fr2py, whole genome shotgun sequence, one DNA window encodes the following:
- the LOC140146264 gene encoding intraflagellar transport protein 20 homolog, protein MADEALAKAGLHFDELNKIRVLEPETQQQTTELKEECKEFVDKMGGFQKIVGGFIEMVDQLSKEVETEKMKAIGSRNLLKSIAKQREAQQQQLQALIAEKRTQLERHRVQYAALQKEEAEQAEFIEQFILQK, encoded by the exons ATGGCGGACGAAGCTCTTGCGAAGGCTGGACTTCACTTTGATGAACTCAATAAAATTCGAGTTTTAGAACCTGAAACTCAGCAACAAACCACCGAGCTAAAAGAAGAATGCAAGGAGTTCGTGGACA AAATGGGTGGATTCCAGAAGATTGTAGGTGGCTTTATAGAGATGGTAGATCAACTTTCTAAAGAAGTTGAAACAGAAAAAATGAAG GCCATAGGATCAAGAAACTTATTGAAATCAATAGCTAAACAGAGAGAAGCTCAACAGCAACAACTTCAAGCACTTATAGCGGAGAAAAGAACACAATTAGAAAG ACACAGGGTGCAGTATGCTGCTTTGCagaaagaagaagcagaacaGGCAGAATTCATTGAACAGTTCATCTTACAAAAATAA